The Methanobacterium alcaliphilum genome contains a region encoding:
- the rpiA gene encoding ribose-5-phosphate isomerase RpiA, producing MNLKKMAGYEAAKEVKDGQIVGLGTGSTTHYFIEKLGIMIKEEGLEIMGIPTSYQSFFLAKNCNIPITTLEEHDLDIAVDGADEVDPALNLIKGGGAAHTLEKIVDYSANQFIVIVDDSKIVETLGKFPVPVEVVPQSLRTVTKKLEDMGGIPKIRMAERKDGPVITDNGNFVIDTDFGLLKNPSQLEIELNSIPGVLENGIFCNATNNVIVGTPDGIKRI from the coding sequence ATGAATTTAAAGAAAATGGCAGGATATGAAGCAGCCAAAGAAGTTAAAGACGGTCAAATTGTAGGTTTAGGAACTGGTTCAACTACCCATTATTTTATTGAAAAATTAGGTATTATGATAAAAGAAGAAGGCTTGGAAATAATGGGAATTCCTACATCTTATCAATCATTTTTCTTAGCTAAAAATTGCAATATTCCTATAACTACTCTAGAAGAACATGATCTAGATATTGCAGTAGATGGTGCTGATGAAGTTGACCCTGCCCTTAATTTGATTAAAGGAGGAGGTGCGGCACACACCTTAGAAAAAATTGTTGATTATTCCGCTAATCAATTTATAGTGATTGTTGATGATTCAAAAATAGTTGAAACTCTTGGAAAATTCCCAGTACCTGTAGAGGTAGTTCCACAATCCCTAAGAACTGTTACCAAAAAGCTTGAAGATATGGGAGGAATTCCCAAAATAAGGATGGCGGAGAGAAAAGACGGGCCAGTGATTACAGATAATGGGAATTTCGTTATCGATACAGATTTTGGCCTTTTAAAAAATCCTTCGCAATTAGAAATTGAGTTAAATTCTATCCCAGGTGTATTAGAAAATGGAATATTCTGCAATGCAACAAACAATGTTATTGTAGGGACTCCTGATGGAATAAAAAGAATTTAA
- a CDS encoding UPF0179 family protein produces the protein MITLIGKKLAKKGLTFMYYGPAEECASCRFKGTCVDSLEEGRLYIVRNIKDTEQPCKTHEDRKVKVVEVEKVNINAMVDSKRAFEGSMISFEPAECDEICEMKNLCFPEGLYHGDKCKILKTLGKPSQKCAKGYELNKVILKY, from the coding sequence TTGATTACACTCATTGGAAAAAAACTTGCAAAAAAAGGATTAACTTTTATGTATTATGGGCCTGCAGAAGAATGTGCATCATGCCGGTTTAAAGGTACCTGCGTTGATTCTTTAGAAGAAGGGCGTTTGTATATCGTACGTAATATCAAAGACACAGAACAACCATGCAAAACTCATGAAGATAGAAAAGTAAAAGTCGTAGAAGTTGAAAAAGTAAATATTAATGCAATGGTTGATTCAAAAAGAGCTTTTGAAGGATCTATGATTTCTTTTGAACCAGCAGAGTGTGATGAAATTTGTGAAATGAAGAATCTCTGTTTTCCAGAGGGATTATATCATGGAGATAAATGTAAGATCTTAAAAACTTTAGGAAAACCCAGCCAAAAATGTGCAAAAGGATATGAGCTCAATAAAGTTATCTTAAAATATTAA